A single genomic interval of Fibrobacter sp. UWB13 harbors:
- a CDS encoding fimbrial protein → MKNAFNTILILTVVGFVALIAGALYFGAPAFGWIIMIAIMAVYLVEQFSAIRKMKQIIAEDEVIDSCEKGNAYPEPGTGVVAKRIELAKRLLQKNIRLDSPIAFDVLSSGSSIPLNRSVGSTVILLGLMGTFFGLMQSVATAGGAIDNSTTQGTLDTIQVLFQNMKGIFGTSLCGLFAALILSASRTVLSSKRDDFMAHLDTFTLDMQEDESAEGVIEEDKNELERLFESVEKNLSVIASSVKEGLAGVVSMVGEELSAMTSKLNQDVVESVQKVSTEMTSSIKTVNDSLAGAVANMNESTQKFGELVGASVTNAFSPINENIGALSKSVEAIPSKLDDKLNGISVALNASLEGLSSGVKSSLDGVSGNVETALSKVASEVKAGLDGVASDVKAGLQDVAKGTMDVAYLTKDAMDEASKSIGDSVAEQVKQSSEQWADFMQRLEDKTTANVDSQREGLETLKNVALQVAEKAQAGSAELSQNVSEKLGALSSDILGAFQKLSETSSVLLEAQKALTESIDNRVVKEKEATDALGGNIVETAELMRVNQSELSANLEMLRSGLETILEKLSGDTAEHEEEDNFVEHLNQSLEAFHERASEVLMENAVKTQEILLEVLEQTQRSAIPAQPKAEG, encoded by the coding sequence ATGAAAAATGCATTCAATACGATTCTTATTTTGACGGTGGTGGGTTTTGTAGCCCTTATCGCAGGCGCTCTCTACTTTGGCGCCCCGGCATTTGGCTGGATCATCATGATTGCTATCATGGCTGTTTACTTGGTGGAGCAATTTTCTGCCATCCGCAAGATGAAGCAGATTATCGCCGAAGATGAAGTTATCGATTCTTGCGAAAAAGGGAACGCTTATCCGGAACCGGGAACGGGCGTTGTCGCGAAGAGAATTGAACTTGCAAAGCGTCTGTTGCAAAAGAACATCCGCCTCGATTCCCCGATTGCCTTTGACGTGCTTTCGTCGGGTTCTTCGATTCCGCTCAACCGCAGCGTGGGTTCGACGGTCATCCTCCTTGGCCTTATGGGTACGTTCTTCGGCCTTATGCAGTCTGTGGCAACCGCCGGTGGTGCGATTGACAATTCCACGACGCAAGGCACGCTCGATACGATCCAGGTGCTTTTTCAGAACATGAAGGGCATTTTCGGTACTAGCCTTTGTGGTTTGTTTGCCGCTTTGATTTTGAGTGCAAGCCGCACGGTGCTCAGCTCCAAGCGCGATGATTTTATGGCGCACCTCGATACATTCACGCTCGATATGCAAGAAGATGAAAGCGCAGAAGGTGTGATTGAAGAAGACAAGAACGAACTTGAACGCCTCTTTGAATCTGTTGAAAAGAATTTGTCCGTGATTGCATCTTCCGTGAAGGAAGGTTTGGCTGGTGTTGTTTCGATGGTGGGCGAGGAACTCTCTGCCATGACCTCGAAGCTGAACCAGGATGTTGTGGAATCTGTCCAGAAGGTTTCTACGGAAATGACTTCTTCTATCAAGACTGTCAACGATTCTCTCGCTGGTGCTGTGGCGAATATGAATGAATCGACGCAGAAGTTTGGCGAACTCGTTGGCGCTTCTGTGACGAACGCTTTCAGCCCGATCAACGAAAATATCGGTGCACTCTCCAAGTCTGTTGAGGCAATCCCGTCGAAACTCGATGATAAACTCAATGGTATTTCTGTCGCTTTGAACGCAAGTCTCGAGGGTCTTTCTTCAGGCGTTAAGTCTTCGCTTGATGGAGTTTCTGGCAATGTGGAAACCGCACTTTCTAAGGTCGCCTCTGAAGTTAAAGCAGGCCTTGATGGCGTTGCATCCGATGTTAAGGCTGGCCTTCAGGATGTGGCGAAGGGCACGATGGATGTGGCATACCTTACTAAGGATGCAATGGACGAAGCTTCTAAGAGCATCGGTGATTCCGTCGCCGAACAGGTCAAGCAGTCTAGCGAACAGTGGGCTGACTTTATGCAGCGTCTCGAAGACAAGACGACTGCCAACGTGGATTCCCAGCGCGAAGGTCTCGAAACGCTCAAGAACGTGGCTCTCCAAGTTGCCGAAAAGGCCCAGGCGGGTTCTGCAGAACTTTCTCAGAATGTCTCCGAAAAGCTCGGTGCTCTTTCCTCCGACATTCTCGGTGCATTCCAGAAGCTTTCTGAAACGTCGAGTGTGCTTCTCGAAGCTCAGAAGGCTCTTACCGAAAGCATCGACAACCGCGTGGTCAAGGAAAAAGAAGCCACGGACGCTCTTGGCGGAAACATTGTGGAAACCGCAGAACTTATGCGCGTGAACCAGTCCGAACTCAGTGCAAACCTCGAAATGCTGCGTAGCGGCCTCGAAACGATTCTCGAAAAGCTCTCCGGCGATACCGCAGAACACGAAGAAGAAGACAACTTTGTTGAACACCTCAACCAGTCTCTCGAAGCCTTCCATGAACGCGCGAGCGAAGTGCTCATGGAAAATGCGGTCAAGACTCAGGAAATCTTGCTCGAAGTTCTCGAACAGACACAGCGTTCTGCAATTCCCGCTCAACCTAAAGCTGAAGGTTAA
- a CDS encoding methyltransferase has translation MFEFYKDDSIDAVNAKFEAQKIAFSPLSFQAIRALKNMGILGEISNARKKGITISELSQKTGVSEYGVKVLVEMGLGMGVVKINKDSEDNKERFTLGKIGFFLLFDEMTQVNMDFSQNICYRGAENLEESIREDKPAGLPHLGPWKTVYEGLSKLTDQQKKSWFGFDHFYSDQSFPDALPIVFEKPIQHLFDIGGNTAKWAISCCKYNKDVKVSIIDLPSQTAVAEKNAKEAGFADRIDAIPCNVLDNATEFPQGADVVWMSQFLDCFSLDQIKLILTKIRKAITPETDIYVLETLWDKQRFEAAAYSLQATSLYFTCIANGNSKMYRYAELKNAIESAGFELKEAHHNLGPSTHSLLRFRIKQA, from the coding sequence ATGTTTGAATTTTACAAAGACGACTCCATTGATGCAGTGAACGCCAAATTCGAAGCGCAAAAGATTGCTTTTTCCCCACTAAGTTTTCAGGCAATCCGCGCACTTAAGAACATGGGAATTCTTGGCGAAATCAGCAACGCCCGCAAAAAAGGCATAACGATTTCGGAGCTTTCGCAAAAAACAGGCGTTTCGGAATACGGTGTCAAGGTTCTTGTCGAGATGGGACTTGGCATGGGAGTTGTCAAAATCAACAAGGATTCCGAAGATAACAAGGAACGTTTTACGCTCGGGAAAATCGGCTTTTTTCTCTTGTTTGATGAAATGACTCAAGTAAATATGGATTTTTCGCAAAATATCTGCTACCGCGGTGCAGAAAACCTGGAAGAATCCATCCGTGAAGACAAGCCCGCAGGACTCCCGCATCTCGGACCGTGGAAAACCGTATACGAAGGATTATCTAAGCTTACAGATCAGCAAAAAAAGAGCTGGTTCGGCTTTGACCATTTCTATTCGGACCAATCCTTTCCCGACGCCCTTCCCATTGTATTCGAAAAGCCGATCCAACACCTGTTTGATATCGGCGGAAATACCGCCAAATGGGCAATCTCCTGTTGCAAGTACAACAAGGATGTGAAGGTTTCCATCATCGACCTCCCTAGTCAGACCGCTGTCGCCGAAAAGAACGCTAAAGAAGCAGGCTTTGCCGACCGTATCGACGCCATCCCTTGTAACGTCCTCGACAACGCCACCGAATTCCCTCAAGGTGCAGACGTCGTCTGGATGAGCCAGTTCCTGGATTGTTTTTCACTGGACCAGATTAAACTGATTTTGACGAAAATACGCAAGGCAATCACGCCAGAAACAGATATCTACGTATTGGAAACTCTTTGGGATAAGCAACGCTTTGAAGCGGCGGCCTATTCATTACAGGCAACATCACTCTACTTTACCTGTATCGCCAATGGCAACAGCAAAATGTACCGCTATGCAGAACTCAAAAACGCCATAGAAAGCGCGGGCTTCGAACTCAAAGAGGCTCACCACAACCTTGGTCCAAGCACACATTCCCTCCTCCGTTTCCGCATAAAGCAAGCATAA
- a CDS encoding OmpA family protein produces the protein MRRNRDENSNPWMAYTDLGVALVSLFILAFVAMATLKEQKAEDLTRTEEEVLSCQEQMRKIAAERNALLSKSLQTSIEAGLIALEDGKIQIQASFLFPINGANLTKEGEGVIRGISKGLLEALDSTDVIMVSGFTDDIPFSGSTSYTNWNLSTERAVNVVKMLVKMGFPPDRLFAAGFGEHRPKYPNDSEEHRRLNRRVEIGVTPLQSNKTAEVTP, from the coding sequence ATGCGTCGCAATAGAGACGAAAATAGCAATCCATGGATGGCGTACACGGACTTGGGCGTTGCCCTAGTTTCGCTCTTTATCCTTGCGTTTGTGGCGATGGCGACCCTCAAGGAACAAAAAGCGGAAGACTTGACGCGTACCGAAGAAGAAGTGCTCAGCTGCCAGGAACAGATGCGTAAGATTGCGGCCGAACGCAATGCGCTTTTGTCCAAGAGCTTGCAGACCTCCATTGAAGCAGGCCTTATCGCGCTCGAAGATGGCAAAATCCAGATTCAGGCGAGCTTCCTTTTCCCGATTAACGGAGCAAACCTCACTAAGGAAGGCGAGGGCGTGATTCGCGGTATCAGCAAGGGTCTTTTGGAAGCTCTTGATTCTACGGACGTGATCATGGTGAGTGGCTTTACGGACGACATTCCGTTTAGCGGCTCGACATCTTATACGAACTGGAACCTTTCTACAGAACGCGCCGTGAACGTGGTCAAGATGCTAGTGAAAATGGGTTTCCCGCCCGACAGGCTCTTTGCCGCTGGCTTTGGCGAACACCGCCCGAAGTACCCGAACGACAGCGAAGAACATCGCCGTTTGAACCGTCGCGTGGAAATCGGTGTAACCCCGCTCCAGTCCAACAAAACAGCTGAGGTAACGCCCTAA
- a CDS encoding acyl carrier protein, giving the protein MEKQEIFEKIKAALIEDFDIDEAKLVPEAKLYEDLELDSIDAVDLIVKLKSFLPRNIDPEVFKAVRTLQDVVDAIYNLIHSESK; this is encoded by the coding sequence ATGGAAAAACAGGAAATTTTTGAAAAAATCAAGGCTGCTCTTATCGAAGATTTCGATATTGACGAAGCAAAGCTCGTGCCGGAAGCCAAACTTTACGAAGACTTGGAACTGGATAGCATTGATGCCGTTGACTTGATTGTCAAGTTGAAGTCCTTTTTGCCGAGAAATATTGATCCGGAAGTGTTTAAGGCCGTTCGCACGTTGCAGGATGTGGTGGACGCTATCTACAACTTGATCCACTCGGAAAGCAAGTGA
- the argH gene encoding argininosuccinate lyase, producing the protein MAKKKDTQTNMWTGRFASGMAQSMVDLSFSLQFDAELIEEDIEGSIGHGKGLVESGVLSKADYKKICDGLKSILDDYHAGKNLWCDSDEDIHMAVERVLTERIGALGKKIHTGRSRNDQVCTDFKLYMRHRAAEIRALEVELMETVLDLAKKYFGKMMPGYTHLQQAQPIYFSHYLMSMFFAVSRDVKRLDNFLELHNQLPLGSGAMAGSAFPYHRALVAEALGFKDVSPNSIDAVSHRDMMLEFEADLAIIANTMSRYAEDFVNWSTCEFGFLTLHDAFSSGSSMMPQKKNPDSMELIRGKSGRMLGNFTSLYTLVKGAPLSYSRDLQEDKEPVFDSVHNVKVILRVMKEALETARFNFETMHAKMLPALLATDLADLLVEAGVPFRDAHHIVGSLVGDAARQGKQFTELSDEAWAAAGVPDVAKMKKTLTFEYSVSKRNIEGGTGPKSVKQQFTKAAALLKKLKK; encoded by the coding sequence ATGGCTAAGAAGAAAGATACCCAGACTAACATGTGGACGGGCCGCTTTGCTAGTGGCATGGCTCAGAGCATGGTCGATTTAAGTTTCAGCTTGCAGTTTGATGCGGAACTCATCGAAGAAGATATCGAAGGTAGTATCGGACACGGCAAGGGTCTCGTGGAATCGGGCGTTCTTTCTAAAGCAGACTACAAGAAGATTTGCGATGGCCTCAAGAGCATTCTCGATGATTATCACGCCGGCAAGAACCTTTGGTGCGATAGCGACGAAGACATCCACATGGCTGTAGAACGCGTGCTCACGGAACGCATCGGTGCACTCGGCAAAAAAATCCACACGGGCCGCAGCCGCAATGACCAGGTCTGCACGGACTTCAAGCTTTACATGCGTCACCGCGCTGCAGAAATCCGCGCCCTTGAAGTAGAACTTATGGAAACGGTCTTGGACCTTGCCAAGAAGTACTTTGGCAAGATGATGCCGGGTTACACGCACTTGCAGCAGGCCCAGCCGATTTACTTTAGCCATTACCTCATGAGCATGTTCTTTGCCGTGAGCCGTGACGTGAAGCGTCTCGACAACTTCCTTGAATTGCATAACCAGCTCCCGCTCGGCAGTGGCGCCATGGCAGGTTCAGCATTTCCGTACCACCGCGCTCTCGTCGCCGAAGCCCTTGGTTTTAAGGACGTGAGCCCGAACAGCATTGACGCCGTAAGCCATCGCGACATGATGCTCGAATTCGAAGCGGACCTCGCCATCATCGCAAACACGATGAGCCGCTACGCCGAAGACTTTGTAAACTGGAGCACTTGCGAATTTGGATTCCTCACGTTGCACGATGCATTCTCCAGCGGTTCTTCGATGATGCCGCAGAAGAAGAATCCGGACTCCATGGAACTTATCCGCGGAAAGTCTGGCCGTATGCTCGGAAACTTCACTTCGCTTTATACGCTCGTGAAGGGCGCTCCGCTCAGCTATAGCCGCGACTTGCAAGAAGACAAGGAACCGGTATTCGATAGCGTCCACAACGTGAAGGTGATTCTCCGCGTGATGAAGGAAGCTTTGGAAACGGCTCGTTTCAACTTCGAGACAATGCACGCCAAGATGCTCCCGGCGCTCCTCGCAACAGACCTTGCTGACTTGCTCGTGGAAGCAGGCGTTCCGTTCCGCGACGCCCACCACATCGTGGGAAGCCTCGTCGGCGATGCAGCACGCCAGGGCAAGCAGTTCACGGAACTTTCCGACGAGGCTTGGGCCGCCGCAGGCGTCCCGGACGTCGCCAAGATGAAGAAGACGCTTACGTTCGAATACAGCGTAAGCAAGCGTAACATTGAAGGCGGTACGGGTCCGAAGTCCGTGAAGCAGCAGTTCACGAAGGCAGCCGCACTCCTCAAGAAGCTCAAGAAGTAA
- a CDS encoding phosphopantetheine-binding protein yields the protein MSDLNNRIKDVIIESLELEDITPDDIVDSAPIFGKNEKGEGLGLDSIDALELGIAIKEKFGVTFSTVKEETKKHFASVDALAAYISEHSKG from the coding sequence ATGTCCGATTTGAACAACCGCATTAAGGATGTCATCATTGAATCCTTGGAATTGGAAGATATCACACCTGATGATATCGTAGATTCTGCTCCGATTTTTGGCAAGAACGAAAAGGGTGAAGGTCTTGGCCTGGATTCCATCGACGCCCTTGAACTGGGTATTGCCATCAAGGAAAAGTTTGGTGTCACTTTTTCAACGGTAAAAGAAGAAACGAAGAAGCATTTTGCTTCTGTAGATGCTCTTGCTGCTTATATTTCTGAACATTCTAAGGGTTGA
- a CDS encoding lysophospholipid acyltransferase family protein, with the protein MIQKIHYVWHVIAKLFSFALFGSFSLLVAVFGFPIMHVFAGFSEKRFKTIARKLNHLFFIIYIKIISFIGCIRVSVENKEALANLRSKVVIANHPSILDVVILFSLVPNADCIVKGDLVKNKFVSLIIRNLYIPNNIPFDDQLELAKKSMEEGNNLIIFPEGTRSKPNEPWEFKKGAARFALYSKNDIIPVFFGGNEKIGIRKHDKILQYHPTERYQYNLKVLDPISVKEFEDVPMTKSAIVLTKKMKDILEAELPNK; encoded by the coding sequence ATGATTCAAAAGATCCACTACGTCTGGCATGTTATCGCCAAACTGTTCAGTTTTGCACTTTTTGGCTCGTTTAGCCTTTTAGTTGCAGTATTCGGTTTTCCGATTATGCACGTTTTTGCAGGCTTTTCAGAAAAGCGTTTCAAGACCATAGCACGCAAGCTAAATCATTTATTTTTCATCATTTACATCAAAATCATCAGCTTTATCGGCTGCATCCGCGTAAGCGTCGAAAACAAGGAAGCCCTCGCCAACCTCCGTTCCAAAGTCGTCATCGCAAACCACCCCTCCATCCTCGATGTTGTCATCTTGTTTTCGCTCGTCCCCAACGCCGATTGCATTGTCAAAGGCGATCTCGTCAAGAATAAATTCGTTTCACTGATCATCAGAAACCTCTATATTCCAAACAACATTCCTTTCGACGACCAGCTAGAACTTGCCAAAAAATCGATGGAAGAGGGCAATAACCTCATCATTTTCCCAGAAGGTACCCGTTCAAAACCCAATGAGCCTTGGGAATTTAAGAAAGGTGCTGCCAGATTTGCTCTTTACTCAAAAAATGATATAATTCCTGTTTTCTTTGGCGGGAATGAAAAAATTGGCATCCGCAAACACGATAAAATATTGCAGTACCACCCCACAGAACGCTACCAGTACAACCTTAAGGTCCTTGATCCGATTTCGGTAAAGGAATTTGAGGACGTCCCTATGACCAAAAGTGCTATCGTTCTGACGAAAAAAATGAAGGATATTCTCGAGGCAGAGCTTCCAAACAAGTGA
- a CDS encoding AMP-binding protein, whose protein sequence is MEFGIRKMVQSKMQSYVPVCDLEQDSRPDGALVADGKTWGDFVSDVSKVRYYLEARENTPWILHCEDSYFFTVSLLAMLQSGRKALVTANRQDAFIKEIKKPEYGFLTDEPFTGDIAGMPATMIQDVLVSENVHCTDGDISREIKFGKFDKTKAEMVMYTSGTTGEPKAVFKLFMQFENELFELVKVFGNDWVDRKVFSTVNHHHIYGLLFTALLPIATGLPFCRYRIDFPTELANIAGAAAVVASSPAFLKRLAAEADKPIDFKCPPIIYSSGGPLPVEVAQKASELVGYWPMEIYGSTETGGIAYRQSKNGAVWKPFEVCKMSVAENGCLNIKSSYILEAEGFTTGDLVDLYDDGRFLLKGRSDSIVKIEEKRISLPEVENRLKQTGLVQDVRVVPMVGKRQYLAAAIVLNEVGREKFAGLPKLAINNYFHDYLLQFIENTVSPKKWRYLEELPQNTEGKIRMRDIQALFNLPESQNFKILKFRREPGALTAKLLFPATSDYYDGHFPEFKLLPAVAQVDMVLRLARNFLDVPKKLSKIHRTKFASPILPDVPVMLKVSYNADAAKVTFSFTSMPDAQGNEKMHSSGSFTMNPEESLG, encoded by the coding sequence GTGGAATTTGGGATTCGAAAAATGGTGCAGAGCAAAATGCAGTCATACGTTCCTGTATGTGATTTGGAACAGGATTCTCGCCCGGATGGAGCGCTTGTCGCTGATGGCAAAACCTGGGGCGATTTCGTGAGCGATGTTTCCAAGGTGCGTTATTACCTTGAAGCTCGTGAAAATACACCATGGATTTTGCATTGCGAAGATTCGTATTTCTTTACGGTATCGCTTTTGGCTATGCTCCAGAGCGGTCGCAAGGCGCTTGTGACGGCGAATCGCCAAGATGCGTTTATCAAGGAAATCAAGAAGCCTGAATACGGATTCTTGACGGATGAACCTTTTACGGGTGATATCGCAGGAATGCCTGCGACGATGATTCAGGATGTGCTCGTTAGTGAAAATGTGCACTGCACGGATGGTGACATTTCTCGCGAAATTAAGTTCGGCAAGTTCGACAAAACCAAGGCTGAAATGGTAATGTACACGTCGGGCACGACAGGAGAGCCGAAAGCCGTATTCAAATTGTTTATGCAATTTGAAAATGAACTTTTTGAACTCGTGAAAGTCTTTGGAAACGACTGGGTTGATCGCAAAGTCTTTAGTACTGTAAACCACCATCATATTTACGGTTTGTTGTTTACGGCGCTTTTGCCTATTGCGACTGGACTTCCGTTCTGTAGGTATCGTATCGATTTCCCAACTGAACTTGCAAACATTGCGGGGGCGGCGGCGGTTGTGGCTTCGAGCCCTGCGTTCTTGAAGCGCTTGGCTGCTGAAGCGGATAAGCCGATTGATTTTAAATGCCCGCCGATTATTTATTCTTCGGGTGGCCCGCTCCCTGTGGAGGTGGCTCAAAAAGCAAGTGAACTCGTTGGCTATTGGCCGATGGAAATTTATGGCAGCACCGAAACTGGTGGCATTGCTTATCGCCAGTCCAAGAATGGCGCTGTTTGGAAACCGTTTGAAGTTTGCAAAATGAGTGTTGCCGAAAATGGATGCTTGAACATCAAGTCGAGCTACATTTTGGAAGCTGAAGGTTTCACGACGGGGGACTTGGTGGACCTTTATGACGACGGTCGTTTCTTGCTCAAGGGACGTTCGGATTCGATTGTGAAAATTGAAGAAAAGCGAATCTCGCTCCCTGAAGTGGAAAATCGCTTGAAGCAGACAGGCTTGGTTCAAGATGTGCGCGTGGTTCCGATGGTGGGCAAACGCCAGTACTTGGCTGCCGCGATTGTGCTGAACGAGGTTGGACGTGAAAAGTTTGCAGGCTTACCGAAACTTGCCATCAATAATTATTTCCATGATTATTTGCTCCAGTTTATAGAGAATACCGTTTCTCCAAAGAAGTGGCGCTATCTTGAAGAATTGCCGCAGAATACCGAAGGCAAAATCCGCATGCGCGATATCCAGGCTTTGTTTAATTTGCCTGAAAGTCAGAACTTTAAGATTTTGAAGTTCCGTCGTGAACCGGGGGCTTTGACAGCAAAGCTTTTGTTCCCGGCGACGAGCGATTACTACGATGGACATTTTCCGGAGTTCAAGTTGCTCCCGGCAGTCGCTCAAGTGGATATGGTGCTTCGCCTTGCCCGAAATTTCTTGGATGTGCCTAAAAAGCTTTCTAAAATTCATCGTACCAAGTTCGCAAGCCCCATTTTGCCTGATGTTCCTGTGATGCTCAAGGTTTCTTATAATGCTGATGCCGCTAAGGTGACGTTTAGCTTTACAAGTATGCCTGATGCACAGGGCAACGAAAAAATGCATTCAAGCGGTTCGTTCACGATGAATCCGGAGGAATCCCTTGGCTAA
- a CDS encoding beta-ketoacyl synthase chain length factor — MSDNTIHPKIYIEKIASFVPTEAKPKPDVSFVPMLTRRRLSYISRMVVLVSDQVSQDKDGNKLTPSKVTFASQFGEISQQLKISQTLIDTGTVSPAHFSLSVFNAAVANASILETNTAGYSAVFSGKDAFTTGLTDCLAALENEPSDTRTFIFADELIPETYAPVAGVPYPNAVCALALRLTTDESKADPALKNVDVTNQLAQLKMLQNNFDTAAEQAIAFLCAIDMQRN, encoded by the coding sequence ATGTCAGACAACACCATTCATCCCAAAATCTATATCGAAAAGATTGCAAGTTTTGTACCGACAGAGGCAAAACCAAAGCCCGATGTTTCATTTGTCCCGATGCTCACAAGACGTCGTTTGAGCTACATTTCTCGTATGGTCGTTCTCGTCAGTGACCAGGTTTCTCAAGATAAAGACGGAAACAAGCTCACCCCCAGCAAAGTCACATTTGCATCGCAATTTGGCGAAATCAGCCAGCAGTTGAAAATTTCCCAAACGCTCATCGACACGGGAACGGTCTCGCCCGCCCATTTCAGCCTTTCCGTATTTAACGCCGCTGTCGCAAACGCCTCCATTCTCGAAACAAACACCGCAGGCTACTCCGCCGTTTTTTCCGGAAAAGACGCTTTTACCACCGGACTGACAGACTGCTTAGCCGCCCTCGAAAACGAGCCTAGCGACACCCGCACGTTCATCTTTGCAGACGAGCTTATCCCCGAAACTTACGCTCCCGTTGCAGGAGTACCCTACCCAAACGCCGTTTGCGCCCTCGCCCTCAGACTGACCACCGACGAATCTAAGGCTGACCCAGCTCTTAAGAATGTCGATGTTACAAACCAGCTTGCACAGCTCAAGATGTTGCAGAACAATTTCGACACCGCCGCAGAACAGGCGATAGCATTCCTCTGCGCTATCGATATGCAAAGGAATTAG
- a CDS encoding FISUMP domain-containing protein has product MKLKNYFLLAASVAVGGLVGCSPADEHVLKSVERPAEIKDGKLIDSRDGNEYSVTLIDGLYWMAENLRYADSTSMKNLKGNSWCHEDDKKCTKYGRLYSWTAAMDLDKKFLSTYGARTSGSNIQGVCPAGWHLPSPSEWQNLMQYVDLNNNGEGSGTSLKSIKTWDESDKVPAPTNRFGFNALASGRRNNDGETFLSTGQIAFFWAAKEKDAGTAYGLQLRNDVELLQEGNFYKDHGLSVRCVVSSYNARVTGALDSSFIDEIPHNYGTLKIDGQSYRTIEIKGVTWMADNMNLDVKGSHCYNDDKENCKKFGRLYTYEAAKSVCPDGWTLPSSSVFTSLAGTALSNVHLRSTTGWSDKASKGLNSWGFDAKAAGGRESSGYFDLKTSAYFWLSDAPDGDNALAAWINYYSIPSAVLRSTSDEFSVRCIKAE; this is encoded by the coding sequence ATGAAGCTGAAGAATTATTTTCTGTTAGCCGCTTCTGTTGCTGTTGGTGGTCTTGTAGGTTGCTCTCCTGCTGATGAACATGTTTTAAAGAGTGTTGAACGTCCTGCTGAAATTAAGGATGGCAAGCTTATAGACAGTCGTGATGGCAATGAATATAGTGTTACTTTGATTGATGGCCTCTATTGGATGGCGGAGAACCTTCGTTATGCTGATTCCACGAGCATGAAAAATCTCAAGGGCAACTCCTGGTGCCATGAAGACGATAAAAAATGTACCAAGTATGGTCGCCTTTATTCCTGGACTGCGGCGATGGATTTGGATAAAAAATTCCTTTCAACGTATGGCGCACGTACTAGTGGTAGTAATATACAAGGTGTTTGCCCTGCGGGGTGGCATTTGCCGAGTCCGTCTGAATGGCAGAATTTGATGCAGTATGTGGATTTGAACAACAATGGGGAAGGATCCGGCACGAGCTTGAAGTCCATAAAAACATGGGATGAATCTGACAAGGTGCCTGCTCCGACGAATCGCTTTGGCTTTAACGCTTTGGCTTCTGGACGCCGCAACAATGATGGCGAAACGTTCCTCAGCACAGGTCAAATTGCGTTCTTCTGGGCTGCAAAAGAAAAGGATGCGGGAACGGCTTATGGCTTGCAGCTTCGCAACGATGTTGAATTATTACAGGAAGGCAATTTTTATAAAGACCATGGCTTGTCCGTTCGTTGTGTTGTAAGTAGTTATAATGCGCGTGTCACGGGGGCGCTCGATTCTTCGTTCATTGACGAAATCCCACATAACTATGGTACTTTGAAAATCGATGGTCAGTCTTATAGAACGATTGAAATTAAGGGTGTTACTTGGATGGCTGACAACATGAACCTTGATGTCAAGGGCAGCCATTGCTATAATGACGACAAGGAAAACTGCAAAAAGTTCGGTCGACTTTATACTTATGAAGCTGCCAAGAGTGTTTGCCCTGATGGATGGACACTGCCGTCTTCATCTGTCTTTACGAGCTTGGCGGGAACGGCTTTGTCGAATGTCCATTTGCGTTCTACAACAGGCTGGAGCGATAAGGCTTCTAAAGGTCTCAATTCCTGGGGCTTTGATGCCAAGGCTGCAGGCGGTCGCGAAAGCAGTGGTTACTTTGACTTGAAGACAAGCGCTTACTTCTGGCTTTCGGATGCTCCTGACGGAGACAATGCTTTAGCGGCATGGATCAATTACTATAGCATACCTAGTGCAGTCCTCCGCAGTACTTCAGATGAATTCTCCGTCCGCTGCATCAAGGCTGAATAA